The Columba livia isolate bColLiv1 breed racing homer chromosome 2, bColLiv1.pat.W.v2, whole genome shotgun sequence genome includes the window CCGCGTCTCCTCCATGAGTTGGGCCATGGAGGGCCAGTGAGGCTGGTGGGCAGGCGGTGGGCTGGCCAGAGGGCTGAGCAGAGGCCTCTCCAGAGGGTCCGTCAGGGGGTCCCTCCAGGGACTGGCCAGGTGACAGTCCTCTGAAGGCTCCTTGGAATTCTCTGGAGAGCTCTGCTCAGGTGTCTCCATGGGGCTCATCTGCAGCCAGGGGGCCATGTCTGTTGCCCCAGTGCCCTGCATCTCCTGAGGAGCTAGTGAGGGGGAAGCTGCTGCCACCCCCGAGAAGGGGTCGGTGTCCCCCAGCGTGGCAGCTGCCAGGTGGTCTTCAGGGCAGTCGGCCTCCGGCCCGTACTCCCAGAAGTGAGGGACTTCAgtggcagggatgctgctggccaGGCTGTCATGGCCATTGGGGAAGGTGGTGTAGCTTTTGAGGAGCATCTCCACTGCCACCTGCTCCTCTGTGCAGCCGCCCTCTGCCCTGTACACCAAGAGGTAGGGGAGCTTGTTGAGGGAGGTGGTCAAATGTGGTATGTGGAGGACATCGGGGATGGTGTCCTCACCATCCCTCAGTCCCTCCCCCCGACTCCATTGGCTCCATGGGCCAGCTGCCCTCTGCAACATACTTGGCCAAGTCAGGGAGCTCATTGAGCACCTCAGTGGTCATGCCTGGGCCATCGGTGGTAAGGCCACTGTCCTCGCTGTCCCCAAGCGGTGCAGGTGCCACCTGGTCCTGGGTGCTCTCAGCCGCGTACTCCCAGAACCCATCGAGCTCCCTGAGGCTGTTGGGGAAATAAAGGCTGTCAGGGACGGTGTCCTTGCTGTCTCCCACCCCCACGGCCACCACTCAGTCCTTTGGGCAGCCACCCTTGGCCACATACTCGGAGAGGTCCAGGAGCTGGCTGAGGAAGGTGGGAGACTTGGGGATCTGGCCAGTGACATCGCCATCTTCCAGCCCCGCCACCGCCACTTGCTCTCTGTGGCTGGTGTCCTCTGCCCTGTACTCAGAGAGATTGGGGAGCTTGTTGAGGCAGGTGGTGGGTTTGTGGTGTCAGGGACATCGGGGATGGTGTCCTCGCTGTCCCTCAACCCCATTGCTCTCACTGCTTTGCGCAGCCGCCTCTGCCACGTACTCAGAGAGGTCGGGGAGCTCACTGAGGAAGGCCGCCAAGCCGGGGCTGTCGGAGACATCGGGCACACTGTTCCCGCAATCCGTGGTGTCAAACGCAGCGGACATGGCAACGGCCACAATGTCCTGTGCCGGCTCCAGACTGGCCTCTGCGCAGGTGGCTGGTTCCTGCTGGGGCTGATCCCCCGGACTctccagggctgcctgggtggCCACTGCTGCTGACAAAGCAAACGGAGCCACCCCAAGGCAGGTGATGCAGCTGTCCTCAGCTTGGCCACCCGCCCGCGGGCTCTGCTGCCCCCAGCACTCACCTGTAGGCTTCCCCATGGTTGTGCTGGCAGGTGCAGCCAGGGCAGGCTGGTGGGGGCTGGCAGTGGGAACGCCAAGCTCCCTGGCCACCCTGTCCTTGCCGGAGGCCTGTGCTGGCTTCTGGGCACTGCCAGGCTGGGTGTGGGGCACAGGGGGACCCTGCACCCGCTGAGCCACATGGCCACGGCGTGGTGGGtggctggggcaggcagggacgggcaggTGGCAGGAGCCCGTGGGGTACAGGGGCTGCCCCTGGACCACGGTCCCCGGCCCTAGTGccacgggctggtgtggcaccagtgtccccatcatcagctgctgtccccaggtgttAGATGGGGCaaaagcagcagggacagggagcaccTGGACCCCTTGGGCCAGCGGGACCTGCTGCACCCCTTGGGGGAGCTGGACTGGCTGCACCTCATGGAAAAGCTGCACCCCCTGGGGCAGGTGCACCAGCTGCACTCCCTCTTGGAACAGCAGGCCTTGGGGGAGCTGAACGTGCCGCATCCCCTGGACCAGCTGCACCCCTTGGGGGAACTCAACTGGCTGCACAGGTTGGGGGAGATGGGCTGGCTGAACCCCCTGGGACATCTGCACCCCCtgcgggagctgcagcagctgccccagggcccCCGGCACCTGCTGCCAGAGACCGCCCTGTCCCATCTGGGGTGTGACAGGGTGGAACTGGGCAGGCTGAGAGGATACCATCAGCCCTGAGACAGAGGCAGGGACCAGCGGTGCCATGGTGGGGCTGGCGAAGCTCATGGCTGGTGCCTGCGATGCCATTGGCTGGAGAAGGATCCTCTCTGTTGGGGGAAGCACAGCAATGTGAGGGGTTTAGTTTTCATACTACAACTTCCCATCTCAGTGATTTCCCATCCTACTGGTgatggcctggcctggcctggccagCGCTAAATGGTGGTTTCCCCTCCTGACGATGGTTTCCCAGTAATGAATTCTCAGCCTCATGATGGTTTCCCAGTTTCCCATCCTGAAGGTCTCCTGTCCCCACAATTTCCCATCCCACCtgtgagctgcttttttttttttttttttttgcgtggGTGGATTTCCTCACCCAATTAGTTGAAGTGAAAAGGGCTAAGAAGGAAAGGTGTTGCTTTTTCATCACCTATGGCTTTTctgtcctgattttttttttcatcaggaGGAGTACCTAGTGGCTAATTGGCCCGTGTTTGCCTCAGACCCACATGGTCATTTGCCCTGTGCACCCcacatgctgcttttcctgcaagTGGTGGGGACAGGGCAAGAATTGGCACCTCTGGTGTTCTGGCTTCTCATAAAGAGCAGCCTGACAGAATTTGTCCTGGTGTCCAAAGTGCTTCCAGCCCGGTGATGAATCTCCCATCACACCCAATGGAGCCCATCATTGGCGCTACACTGTGGCAGGGAAGCTCTGAAACCACCCCAGGTTTCAGGTCCTGATCAGTCACCTGTCTCAGCCACGGCAGTCAAACTGGATGAGGGTGGACAAGGATGGAtgacgaggaggaggaggacagacAATGATGAGGAGAacggatgaggaggaggaggatggaccAGGAGGACGGAGAACAAGGACggacaaggaggaggaggatggaccAGGAGGACGGATGAGGACAGATGAGGATCGATGGGGACGAGGTTGGATGAGGTTGGCTTGGTCTGCTGCTTCTCACAGTGACGGACTGGAGAGCACTGGGAAATCTGGCTAGACAGGTTGACTGTCAGATGCCAGATGGCCATGGGGACGGCGTGGGGTCGTCATGGCAACACACAGTGACATCAGAGAGGCATTGGGAGCCTGGGTGATGTCACCTGTTCTGTGGTGTCACcgctgctctggagctggggaTGTCCAGCGGGGCTGTAGGGATATTGGCCCCTGAGGAGAAGCGGGAGAGAGTGGAGATCACAGCTCCACCTTACCGAATTTTCTGGAAGGTTTTCCACAGCTGTGTAGATGTGACTTGAATGAGAGCCttgcttcctcctgttccttcACACCAtcatgaaacagattttttgtttaggtttggttttctcctcttttgtCCTTTCCGTAGAACTAAAACACTCGAATCAGTCTGGGGCCGTGGCTGATGCAGCTGGGAGGAGCTTGTTTTGAGTACAGAGAAAGCTGGATTCCTCAGGTGTCTTTCTCCTTACTATcttacctgttttttttttttaatgatttgtgACCCTGACACCAGAAGATATGAGCAAGAAAGCCAGTGACtgtggaataaaaagaaaaaaagatctgtaAGCTCTGTAAGTTTATGAGCGTCTTCTTTTAGTCCTTACTCCATGTATTACCTCTATGTTTGTTTGACTCACATAAAGCACTTTACTCTCTAACCCCTGTTCTTCCTTTTAGCAGTAGCAGGATTCATGTCAGTGTCTCCCTGGGGTATTTtctagttttgctttctttccttgcctCTATCAATTGCTTTTAATGAGTATATTTGCtgtgaagatttttctctttttaagaaaactCTCTGCAAATTCCACATCAATCTGTCATATGCATAACACTGTCACAGGTGTAATGATGTCACCATAGGGTTTATTTAcatagagaaaattattttaatggtcTATACTGTTAGAGTGATGTTAACATGTCAATAAATGTTCCCATATAGCCACTATTTTCATAGAAGCagacctttcctttttctaggcCAGTTTACTGAGAAATGGATtaagtagaaaataaatgttagagCTACTTCTGATGGGAAGCTTTAGCAGCAAAGCTGATGTTGGGGACTTCAACAGTGAGTGAGCTCTCTGTGTCTCTCGGTACCTGCCATAGGGCTCAGGTGAGGCTGAAGATCAGCCCCTGACCTTAACAACAGGTCAGAGAGGATGTTTTCCATAACGGTTATCTTAGGAACACATCAAAATTTATCCTGAGGAGGCAGGCAAAAGCATTTGAAGTCTTTGGTCTTTCCATGACAATGAAACAGTTGTGGGGGGATGTATGTTTCTCCGTGTGGGCAACACCGACAAACTGGCATTGAAATACCTTTTCTCTTTGAGTGTTTTGCCATCATGTCTCTGTCCTCCAAGTGcctcttgttttttcttattcttatcTCCCGGCTGCATTTGAATGCACTTCAGCCAAGTTTGTTAActggagagctggggttgtGGGCAAGCTCATACTGGGCAGCACCACGAAGGAGGGAAAATGCAAGTAGTGAGTGaaaagacaagaggaaacggcctcaagtcaCACCAGGGGAGGTTGGGGTTGGAtcttaggaacaatttcttcctggaaagggttgtcgggcattggaacaggctgcctgggacagtggtggagtcaccgtccctggaggggttgaacaaaTGCagagatgaagttcttagggatgtAGATTAGTTCCagggttgggttatggttggactctatgatcctgagggtatcttccaaacaaaatgattctatgattctgagcTAAACAAAAAGCCTGGCCTGCTACCTTGTTCAAAGGCCCGTTATTGAACACGCCAGCAAGCAGACTTGTCATTGTTGAAATCATGCAAGCCATATGTGTCCCTAACAACTCCTGTGTTCTGTCCAGAGCGGTCTGGACTTGCCAAGGGCCAAGAATGTGTGACGGCTGGACAAGCAGCACAGTGAGCCATCGGCAATCCCTTAATTCCTTTGCGGTATTTCACTGGTGTTTCCCTGTTGGCCTCTGTAACCTCAGGAGCCCCCGGCTCACCCCCATAAGATTCCAGGTGTGTACCAGTGAGTCCAACACAGCCCAGGGCAATCGGCTGAGGGTCATCACTAGCAAATGCCCATCTAGCCTTGGCATCTTGTCCCACAGCTTGTCACAGGCTTGTGGGAGACCATACCAGCTTCTTCGCAGTGCCCGCGTCCCTGATGAAACAGCgttaattcttcattctttgcaCTTCCTAGCTATCAACAGGAGCCACAAGTGGTGGTTGTATTCAGTTGATCCCTATTTTCTCCCTGTTCAGGAAAACAGTTCCTTAATTCAGTATTCTGTGTATCTGCAGGCCTACACGTTACTGTGTAGGCACCATACATATGGATGGCATGTTTTCTGCAGACTTGTGActgctctttcttctctctttgacTGAGGAAAATCTTGGTGTGTCCTCCCCAGGAActagagaaatggaaagaactGATGGAGGAGGAGGTGCTGATCAAGGAAGGAATGTTGGCTAACTGTACCTTTAAATTTTCTTGGCTGTTGTTGTGGCCAAAAGCCTTAAGGACAAAGGCTGCAAAACGAGagttgctttgccagtttggaCTATACTCACTGATGGGTAGTGTGAGTGTTGGTGATTAGTGAAGTCATATTGTACCTGACGGATGGAGGGCATCAGAACTCCCCCGTAAAGACTCATTTGGGATGCCTCATTTGGACTGGGGCACAGCCTGCACATGCTTACCCATGTAATTCTCTACTTTGAGCTCTGACCTCTCTCCTCATTTGGCATAGGATGGGTGAGAATGTTCGATGACAGCAGCTGAGGGCCTGTGACACAGGAGCTGGGGCGGTGATGGTGGCGCTTGTAGTGGGGGTAgtgatgctggtgctggggcCTCTGTTATCCCAGCACTGGTGCCAACCACCGTCGTTTCTCCCTTGGGTGACCATTCCCTGGAACAATGTCCTGTCCCCATGCTCTCTCCGCGTCCGTTCCCAGCCagccacactcagtgtgggcaGGTGCTGTGTTCACCCCCTCCCACCGCAGAAATGACCACAGGCAGAGGTGCTGCAAAGCCAACACCCAAGTGGTTTAATGAAGCAAGAAAATGGGATCtgggaggggctggggctggagagggtgGGTGCAGGACTCTGCCTCTGGTCCCGCTCCTGCTGGGCCACTTTCTTCAGgcactgctgctggagcagtgtgaTGGGCACCGAGTCCTCCTACTCCTCAGTGCGGTGGGTGCAGCCGTGAGGCCCCGGTGCCCGAGGGATGGCGGGGAGTCGGTGGGAGGTACGGCAGCTGAGGGGCccgggcagctgctgccacagccccTGTGGTGGGTTTGCCGCCATGGGCGCAGCCACAGCCAGCTTGGCTGCTGGGAATTGGATCCCGCGGTGTTCAGTCAGTGTGTCCCCCCGTGGGTGCGTCCTCATCCATGGGTGGGGACGCCCGTTCCAGCAGGTGGTGGGGATGTCGGTGGTGGGGCTGTCAGCAGCAGGATGGGGTAGAGGTGACAGTCCCAGGGCTGTTGGTTCCCGGCTGGGAGATGACGGTGGTTCCTCTAGGTAAGCGCGAGGTGCTGGGCAGGATTGTTGCTTCTTCTCCAGGGTTGGGGCCAGCAGGGTCGCCGGGTGAAGGTGTTAGAAT containing:
- the LOC110360608 gene encoding uncharacterized protein LOC110360608, whose amino-acid sequence is MASQAPAMSFASPTMAPLVPASVSGLMVSSQPAQFHPVTPQMGQGGLWQQVPGALGQLLQLPQGVQMSQGVQPAHLPQPVQPVEFPQGVQLVQGMRHVQLPQGLLFQEGVQLVHLPQGVQLFHEVQPVQLPQGVQQVPLAQGVQVLPVPAAFAPSNTWGQQLMMGTLVPHQPVALGPGTVVQGQPLYPTGSCHLPVPACPSHPPRRGHVAQRVQGPPVPHTQPGSAQKPAQASGKDRVARELGVPTASPHQPALAAPASTTMGKPTGECWGQQSPRAGGQAEDSCITCLGVAPFALSAAVATQAALESPGDQPQQEPATCAEASLEPAQDIVAVAMSAAFDTTDCGNSVPDVSDSPGLAAFLSELPDLSEYVAEAAAQSSESNGVEGQRGHHPRCP